In the genome of Arabidopsis thaliana chromosome 4, partial sequence, the window aaaaatcaaaaaaatttctcaaaaattaAGTTAAATCCAGCCTAATAATGTATCTTATgcttctttctattttttcttcttcttgagacTGGAGAAATTGAATCCAAAAAGACCAGATTTCTTGGGAGATGGTGTTATTTTAACAGGTTCCGGATGAGTAACTGGAGTAACAACCTGTGAAGTAGGCGAAGCAGTTGTTCTTCCTTCTGGTCTGGaggaaacttcttcttcttcttctttgtcggAATCTACTTCTACAAGAGCTCTAAGTAATTCTGATGCACTCACCTTTACTTCCTCTGTTCCATTGTTGGATATCAAGATTAGAGATGAGTAAATATCAGTTGCTTCTCTCACGACAAGACAGCAATACTCTATCTTCTGCACACAGAGCTGAAGGAGGATGGAGATTGCGTTCTCTTGCTCCTCGGGAACATTTGACTCGAGTAATTCAGCTATGGAAGCTAAACAATCCGGGGTTTCGGTGATACAACCCCGACCTTTCTCGGTGCTGCAGAGGTTTTTCAGAATGATAATCGAGTGTTTGCAGAAAACTTTTTGTTGCAAGAAAGATGTGAGCTTCTGGATGAAATCGAGAGATACCATTTCCAGACAAATCTCCATGCTTGATGAAAGATTCTTGAGTGTGATCATAGCCTGTTCTTGGAGATGTTCTGCTTGGGACTCTACGATCTTCAAAAGGGAAGAAAGAGATCCTGATGAAGTTATCTTGGACGGACCGTGCGGATGGTTTGACAGAACCTCAAGTATGTTTAGAGCTTCTTCAGCTACTACCTCAGACTCAAGAAAGACTGAGAACATTTTGAAAACCTCTTCTTCCAAAGATTCTATAGCTCTCCTATTTCCACTAAGGAAAGCCAGCAACAAATCCAATCCACCCTTTATTATCTCTCCAGCGGTGCCATTTCTTTCGAGAGCATTCTTCAAATATGTGATAAGTGGCTCAAGAAATTTACTCGGTGACATAGACCGAAAAGCACGAGTACTGTGCTCAAAACGACTTCTTACATCTTCGACGACTTTGATCTGCGCATCCCATGGAAGGTTTGTGAGTCCACACAAGGGATCTATCTCAATCTCGCTGTGACTAGAATCTGTGTCACCAGCGCCTGAAGCAGAATCTATCCTCTGCATTGGAGTGAAGTAACCACCCTTTGACATCTTAGAGTAGGATGACGAATCAATGGAATAGCTCGAGTTGAAATCCGTAATCGAAATGCCGCTGTGATCAGGGATGTTGTACAGAGAACTTCCGAAACTAGCGATGGAA includes:
- a CDS encoding ARM repeat superfamily protein (ARM repeat superfamily protein; FUNCTIONS IN: ubiquitin-protein ligase activity, binding; INVOLVED IN: protein ubiquitination; LOCATED IN: ubiquitin ligase complex; EXPRESSED IN: 22 plant structures; EXPRESSED DURING: 13 growth stages; CONTAINS InterPro DOMAIN/s: U box domain (InterPro:IPR003613), Armadillo-like helical (InterPro:IPR011989), Armadillo-type fold (InterPro:IPR016024); BEST Arabidopsis thaliana protein match is: ARM repeat superfamily protein (TAIR:AT1G67530.2); Has 2348 Blast hits to 2266 proteins in 141 species: Archae - 0; Bacteria - 20; Metazoa - 120; Fungi - 34; Plants - 2017; Viruses - 3; Other Eukaryotes - 154 (source: NCBI BLink).); this encodes MRIDYTERMPQSYKMHSSMCLELKRLVDRIMRIFPDIEDARPGCSSGIQTLCLLHNALDKTKQLLQYCSESSKLYMAVTGDAILARGSRAKKSLEQCLNDIRSIVPTILEIKISQIVQDLRSTQLTLEFSEEEAGKAIRELMQKSTSSSASPDEIKDFHYAALKLQLSTPEAIVTERRSLKIICEDHKQNSFTHHQSIDDSLHANAAEAEASEEHNGTLPEKFKCTLSRTVMYDPVIISSGNTFERMQIQKWFDEGNDSCPISKRKLDDFTLKPNVELKSQISEWCAKNGLDVQDPARKHVKASNSIDFSVSIASFGSSLYNIPDHSGISITDFNSSYSIDSSSYSKMSKGGYFTPMQRIDSASGAGDTDSSHSEIEIDPLCGLTNLPWDAQIKVVEDVRSRFEHSTRAFRSMSPSKFLEPLITYLKNALERNGTAGEIIKGGLDLLLAFLSGNRRAIESLEEEVFKMFSVFLESEVVAEEALNILEVLSNHPHGPSKITSSGSLSSLLKIVESQAEHLQEQAMITLKNLSSSMEICLEMVSLDFIQKLTSFLQQKVFCKHSIIILKNLCSTEKGRGCITETPDCLASIAELLESNVPEEQENAISILLQLCVQKIEYCCLVVREATDIYSSLILISNNGTEEVKVSASELLRALVEVDSDKEEEEEVSSRPEGRTTASPTSQVVTPVTHPEPVKITPSPKKSGLFGFNFSSLKKKKK